AGCACTAAGTCGCCCGTGGGCTGCAACGTAAGGAAATCCCCGGGCACAAGCGTAAACTTGTCGGCCAGACCTTGATCCCTCGCAACAGTCAGAAGCCGTTCGAGCTCAGCCTCGTCTCTATCCACAGCGATTACCTGGCGAGTGGCCCGCCCGTAGTCGGCAAGCTGTCCGCCGCCGGCGCCGACGGCAACAACAATCTTATCTTTGAAATCATAGAATGATGTTAAGTCCCTTATTATCTTCTTCAGGTCCGTCGCCACCGCCAACCTCCGAAACAGTTTACTCGATTTGAAATGAATCCGTTCCGCTCAATCTATATATATGGAAGGAAAGCTCGGAATCTCCCACTTGTTCGTCTCTATGAACCGTTCATGGCAAAACATTTGTCTTTTGCGAAGAGATCGGTACCCTACGCAAATTGATGGAGGTAGAGAGTGCGTTCCAGCCTGACGTTGAAGCAAACGGGAGACTTGAGAAAGGCGCTCGCAGAACGAAACGTGGATGTCTCACCCCACCTTTCGCATGTGGATCTTGGCGGACACGGATATGCCGTGGTACGCGCGGAAAGCGATGCGCTGGAAGTTGAGTTTGTTTGCATACCACGTCCATTAGAGCGGACTGATCGCCCCGATGGGGGGCCGCTGCTCTATCGTATGGTACACCGCGTACAGCTCTGGAACGCCGGTGAGATCCCTCGATTGAAGCAGTCAATTCTGGAAGGCAGCGTTCCTCTCAGCAAATAGTCATGTCCGAAAACGGCGAGTAAGCGGATGAATCAAGGCATAGCATGATTCAAAACTCTAATTCATGGTTCGTTCCTTGTAAGGAGGATTTATGAAAATACTGTTTTCATTTGATTACGAGTATTTCTCGATGTTGAAACTTCTATCTATTCCACTGCTTATCTTGATTTTCGGAACAATCATTTCCGGTTCCGCAACCAGGGAATCACCGAAGAGTGACGCGGAGATCGTCGCGTCATTGGACACAGAATACCAGGCAGCAGTAGCACGAAACGATGCGGATACGATGGATCGAATCCTTGCGGATGACTTTGTTCTCGTTCTTGGAAATGGAACGGTATATACAAAACCCGATCTGATCAACGAGGCCCGCGCCAAGAATATTGTTTACGAACAACAGGTGGAAGTTGACGATTCGCAAAAGGTGCGCGTTTGGGGTGACACAGCGGTGGTTACGGCAAAATTATGGGTGAAGGGGAAGCGGGGCGAGAAGTCCTTCGATCGGAAACTGTGGTTTAGCGACACCTATGTTAAAACCCCGAACGGATGGAAGTATGTTTTCGGTCAAGCTTCGCTGGCACTTCCCAATGAGTCTTAATGAGCCGTAGTGGCAGAGCATTTTCGAAATAAGCATTGAGGACTTTGCATGTTGATACGCAAAATCTATAGCTCACATTTGAACCTATCATGGAAAATGCTCTGCAACTACACCCTCCTGATACTCCTTCTCACAAGTAGCAGTCCGAGCGCGCAGACTCCGAAATTATCATTTGATGTAGGGAGCGCGCCCGGGCCTCGCATTTTCGCGGATGGAGTCATCTGCACGGGTGATTATGAAACTCATCCGGCTTTCTCTTCCGATGGCAATACACTTTATTTCGTAAAAATGGCTCCCGATCTAACCAAGTGGACAATTTTTGTGTCCCACTACAAACA
The sequence above is drawn from the bacterium genome and encodes:
- a CDS encoding nuclear transport factor 2 family protein is translated as MKILFSFDYEYFSMLKLLSIPLLILIFGTIISGSATRESPKSDAEIVASLDTEYQAAVARNDADTMDRILADDFVLVLGNGTVYTKPDLINEARAKNIVYEQQVEVDDSQKVRVWGDTAVVTAKLWVKGKRGEKSFDRKLWFSDTYVKTPNGWKYVFGQASLALPNES